GGGAAACTGATGAATTCAGGGGTCGGGCCGTTGGCGATTGGAACGCGGCTGCTCACGCGGCAGCAGGCATCGACCAGTGCCAGATGGGCTGTTGCGGCGGGAAAGTCAAGCGCGGTCGGTGCTGTCCAGCCAGATCGTGACCGGACCGTCATTGATCAGCGCCACCTGCATATCGGCGCCGAACCGTCCCTGATCGGTCGCAACCCCCTGATCGCGCAGGCAATCGGCGAAATGCTGATACAGCCGCTGACCATCTTCGGGTGCCGCAGCCGAGGAAAATCCGGGGCGGTTCCCCGTGCGCGTATCCGCCGCCAGCGTGAACTGGCTGATGACCAGAGCCGAGCCATCCATATCCAGAACCGAGCGATTCATCCGCCCCTGATCGTCGCGGAAGATCCGCAGCCGGGCCACGCGGGCGGCCAGCTTTGCGGCTGTGGCCTCGTCATCGCCGCGCATCGCGCAGACCAGAATCAGCAGCCCCGGCCCGCAGCGTCCGATCACCTGCCCCCCGATCGAGACCGAGGCTTCGCAAACGCGCTGGATCAACGCCCTCATGTTGCTCAGGGCGCCAGAATGATGCCGGTAACGACGGCGATCAGCCCCAGCGCCGAGGCCGCCAGCGCCGCCATATTCACCGCCAGCACGCTGCGCATCTTGAGGCGCAATGCCTCGTCATCCAGCCCCTGCCGCCTTGCGCGGGCTACGGTGAAGATGCACCAGATCAGCGCCGCCAGCCCCGCCAGCGTCACAGCCGCCCCGGCCCAGATCATGGTCTCGAACACGCTCATCCCAAGGCTCCCTTATCGCCGCGTCATGTGCCGGACCTTGCCCTAGCGGCGATTGCACCTTGCGGCAAGAGCGCCTATTGGAAGCGCAATCAGCGCGGGGCCGGGCGGCCTGCCGCCGAACGACAGATTGCATAGGGAAACGCATCATGGATCAGCCGGGCGCACAGGACCAGTACAACGTCACCGCCGGCGAACTTCGCCAGTTCGTCGAACAGATCGAGCATCTGGAAGCCGAGAAGAAGGACATCGCCGAGCAGATCAAGGAGATCTATGCTGAAAGCAAGGCGCGCGGCTATGATTCCAAGGCGCTGAGGACGATCGTCAGCCTGCGCAAGAAGGACAAGGACGAACTGGCCGAGCAGGAAGCGATCCTTGACGTCTACAAACAGGCGCTGGGTATGATCTGAACCCACTGGTCGGACCTGGTCCGCGGCCGCGCCTCGCTGCCGCTGGCGCACTTCTTCCGGCCCGACGGCAAGCTGGGCTGAGACCCGCGGAAAGCCCATCGAATGGTACGTCCGGCGGCATTGTCACTTCAGGGCGTGTCAACCCGTGAGCATGTCGGCGATGAGGACGAAGTTCAGGAAGGCTCGGAACATGATGTCGGGCTTCCCGCGCTGGACGGGCAGATAGGGGCGGATCAATTCATACTGCGCTTCGCTTATCTCATTTATTTCAAATGAATAGCATATCCGCTGATATGCGGAATAATGGTAACACGCCCTAACTTCGCGTCGAGCTCGGGATCGTTTGCTTGACCGGCCTGCAGCCGTCTGTCCCGATAATGCTTGACCAGATGGTGATAAGGATTGCGCGGAAAGGCGAGGGGGTTCAATCAGAGCGTGTCGAGCGCCGCCTCCAGCCGATCAAGGCCGCTCTCAAGCTGCCCTTCTTCCGCACGGATCGTGGCGACCGCGCCATGCCGGAGCGCGGCGAAGGCAAAGGGCCGCGCCGTCCCGGGATCCACCTCCAGGCCTGCCGACAGACATTGCCGCAGCAAGCGCCGGCGGTCCGATACAGCGGTCAGGGCGTATTGCTGGCCGGCGCGGGAGACGACCGCATTCTTCCGACGGTAATCTGCCAACCGAGCGTAGACTGGCAGAGGGCGGCGGCTTGCATGACAGTATGTCTGAATGATTATGTCCAGGGATACGATTGCGTTATTTCTGGATAACGGCCGGACTTGAGCGTAGGGAATAATGCGGCGACGTGAGCACTGTCGGGCTGTCCTGCCGCGCATTGGTCTATGGACTGGTACGCATGTATGTCGATGGCCATTTTCCCGAATGGCAACCCGAAGGCGAACCGGCCGTCTGGATGGAACGCGCCCTGTCCGATTTCATTCAGCGGCTGCGGAAGGATTGCGGCTGAAGCACCCGTTCAGTTCGCCAGCACGATACAGCGTCCGCCCAGACGTTGCAGGCGCAGGCAGAAGCTGGCGGCCTCGTTGCGGCTGTCGAACCCGACCTGTGCGGTATAGACCGCGCGCTGCATTCCCGTCAGCCGTTTGCGGACGTAACCGACGCGCCTGCCTTCGAGGATCGGCCGCAGCGAGCGGTTCAGCCGCGAGACCTGTTGCGCCGCGCCCGACTGGCTGGGATGGCTGGCGACGATCACCCCCCAGGGATGGACGCGCGGCTGCACCATGAACTCGCGCAGCTGGCGGTCTCCGCCCAGTTTCTCGCAGGCGGCACGGAAGGGCAGGTCGGGATTCAGCGCCAGCCGCAGATCCTCGGGTTTGGGCGGGTTGTCGCGCCATGACAGGGCGTCGTGGCCGGTGATCGCCTCGACATAATCCAGCGTCTCATAGGGCAGGGTCGTCTGGCGGGCGACAAAGCGGGCGGCCCGGTTCTCGCCGCCGTTATAGGCGATTGCGGCCATGCCGATGCTGCCGAAGGTATCGGTCAGATAGCGCAGATACCACGCCGCCTTGACGATTGCCTGCGCCGGGTTGAACGGGTCGTGCAGGTCATAGAGATCGGCGGTGCCGGGCATGAACTGCGCGATGCCCTGCGCGCCGACCGGGCTGATCGCCCCCGGCTCGAACCGGCTTTCCTTCCACAGCAGCCGGGCCAGGAAATTCGGGTCCAGCCCGTTCTGCGTCGCGTTCCGCTCGATCAGCTTGCAGACATCGGCGACATAGGCGTCCAGCCGCACGCAGTCGCGCCCGTCATCGGTGCAGCGGATCTTTTCGCTGTCGGGCAGGGGCGCGCGACCCTCGACCGCATCGACGGCGGGGGCCGCCATCGCGGTGCCCGCCATCAGCCAGATCAGCGCCAGCCAGAGCGATAGGAGCAGGGCAGGAATGCGCTTCATGGCGACCGCCACCACAGGGCCGGGCAATCAGGCCCCGGCGTTCTTCTTCTTGCCGGATTTCTTCTTGTTCGCCGCCTTGTTCGCTGACTTCTTTTCGGCCTTGCGGGCGGCCTTTTCAGCCTCTTTGGCGGCTTTGCGTTCGGCCTTGCGGGCTGCCTTTTCGGCTTCCCTGGCGGCCTTGCGCTCTGCCTTGAGAGCCGCTTTCTCGGCCTCTTTGGCGGCTTTGCGCGCAGCCTTGCGGGCGTCCTTGGCAGCCTGCTTGTCAGCAGCCGGGGCTTTCGGGGCCTTGACCTTGGGCGCGGGGGTGGCGACGACGGCCACCGGCGCGACAGCCCTGACCGGGCTTTCGACCTCGGTGCTGGCCGCAGGTGCCTTGGCGACACGGCGAGAGCCGGTGCGAAGGTCCGTCTTGCGGCTGTCGGCGGCTTTGCGGCCTGCGGGCTTGCGGGGTGTCGTGGCGGGCGCACGGCGCGCCTTGCTGCGCACGACGGTGCCGGACTTTTCGGCTTCGGGCTTTGCTGCGGTCGCGGGTTTGGCGGTCGCGGGCTTGGCTGCCGCAGTACGTCTGGCCGTCGCGTCGGTGCTGCGCGTGGTGGCAGCCGGTTTCGCGGCAGCCGCGCGCGGCGCCCCGCCCGGTTTCAGCCCGCGTTTGCGGCGTTCGGCACTGGCGCGGTTCAGCGCGGCCTTCATCAGGTCCGCCGCCGTCTTTTCGCCGCCGACACCTTCGGGGCCTGCGGCAGCCTGCGCCTTCCGGATGCTGTCGATCAGACCCATCAACGCGGCGTCATCCAGCGCGGCCAGTTGCGGCTGTCGGCTGGCGGTGCTGAGTTTCTGCTGGCTGTTGGACAGAAGGTCCTGTTCGCGCTTGGAATAATTGGGCATCTTCGCTCTCGTTAATGCGGATCGACAAGGCGGATCGGCGGCTGCGATACGGGCGCAGATTGCGACACCGGACCGGAATTTGCAATTGGAAAGACCCCGACCGATGGCCGGGGTCTGTCGAAGTCACGTCCCAAGTGGGTTCAGCGCGCGGGAACGGCGCTTTCCACCGGCGAGACGAAGGCGGTATCCGTGGTCATATCCGCGAAAGGGTCCGAGACCTGAGGCGCAAAGGCGACCGCCTGCTGCGCATAGGGATCGGCGATCTGCGCCGCGGCGGTCGTTGCGGCCGGCGTCGGATCGGCGGTCACGAAGGGCTGCGAGCTGTCGGTATAACCAAGCGCCGCGGCCTCGGACGCGGGCAGGACATAGCCTTCGGGCGTCTCGATCAGCGGTCCTTCCATCTGGCGGCTTTCGGACTGGCTGCGCACCCGGACAGTGGTGCCGGTCGAAACCTCGTCGAACAGGTCCATGATGTCCTGATTGAACAGGCGGATACAACCGGCCGAGGTGGCCTTGCCGACCGAGGACGGGTCCAGCGTGCCGTGGATGCGGTAATAGGTGTCGCGGTCGCCTTCATACAGATACAGCGCGCGCGACCCCAGCGGGTTTTCCGTGCCGCCCGCCACGCCGCCCGCGAACTGGGCATACAGTTCGGGCTGGGTGCGGATCATGTTGTCGGTCGGGCGCCAGCTGGGCCAGCGGGCCTTGCGGCGGATCGTGGCGGTGCCGTAATAGCCGGTCCCGGCCCGGCCCACGGCCACGCCAAAGCGCATCGCCTCGCCGTTTTCCAGCACATGATACAGGACCCGCGCATAGGGGTCCACGACGATCGAGCCGGGTGCCTCGGTGCCGTTATAGGGCACGCGCTGGCGCTGGTTGCGTTCGTTCAGATAGGCCGCGCGAACCGCCGGGATCGTGATCGGCTCGCCATTCGGCCCGGTATCCTGACGGGCCTGATAGATCGCCGGAACCTCACCATTGGCGACGGGCATGGTATATCGGCTCGTATCCGAGCAGGCTGCCAGCCCAAAGGCCAGTGCCGTAATCATGAAAGCGAGGCGCATTCTTCTGTTATCCTTTGTCTCAGCGGGCACCGGGTTCCGATACATCCGCAGCAGCCATACTACAATTCCCCTGTCGCCCGGTGGCAGAACCGGGCCGGGGCGTCATGCTGGGTTTCATCAGCCTGTCATGTATGGGGCGCGTCAACCCCTGCACGGCCGGGGCGTCAAGGTTTTTTCCGCCTCTGTGGCGGGCATGCGGCATTCGTTCAAATTTGCGCAGGTGCTGGAACAAATCTGCGTCATCACGCGGCCCGGTCTTCGTGAGGTTGCCGCATAAGGTCGCAGCACGGGATCCGGGAATGCGTCCGCATGACGCAGATCACCGCCGCCGATGGATTGCCCCCATGCGCCAGCCGTCCTAGGGTTCGCCCCGAAACCCCATAAAGATCCACCAAGCTGTGCCAGACGCCGTTCCGCCCCCGCCTTCAGCCCTTGCCCCGTTCCGTCATGCGGATTTCCGGCTGTTGTGGAGCGCCACGCTGGTGTCGAATTTCGGCGGTCTGGTGCAGGCGGTCGGCGCGGCATGGCTGATGACGCAGCTGACCGACAGCGCGACGCTGATCGCATTGGTGCAGGCCTCGAACACATTGCCGATCATGCTGCTGGCGCTGGCCTCGGGGGCGCTGGCCGATATCTTTCCGCGCAAGGTGATCCTGCTGACGGCGCAGCTGATCATGCTGGCGGTCTCTGTCGCGCTGGCGGTGGTGGCATGGCAGGGGTTGCTGACGCCGTGGCTGCTACTGGGCTTCACCTTCCTGATCGGGGCGGGGCAGGCGCTCTACAACCCGCCGTGGCAGGCCAGCATGGGCGATCTGGTGCCGCGCGCCGATCTGCCTGCGGCGGTGACGCTGAACTCGGTCGGCTTCAACCTGATGCGCAGCGTGGGTCCGGCGGCGGGCGGTTTCATCGTCGCGGGCTTCGGGGCGGCGGCGGCCTTTACGGTGAATGCGATCAGCTATCTGCCGCTGCTGGGGGCGCTGATGCGCTGGCAGCCCCGCACCACCCCCAGCCGCGCGCCACGAGAGGCATTTCTGCCCGCCGTCGGCGCCGGGCTGCGCTATGTCGTGCTGTCGCCCAACCTGATGCGGGTCATCCTGCGCGGCGCGTTGTTCGGCTTTGCGGGTGTCTCGGTGCTGGCGCTGCTGCCTCTGGTGGCCAAGGCCCATCCGCAAGGCGGCTCGCTGCTGTTCGGCGGGTTGCTGGGCTGCTACGGTCTGGGGGCGATCGTCGGCGCGGTGGTCAATCCGCAGATCCGGGCGCGGTTCAACAATGAAAACGTCATTCGCGTGGCCTTCGCCGGTTTCGCCGCGGCGGCGGTGGTGCTGGGACAGACCGACTCGATATGGCTGCATGCGCTGGCGATGCTGCCTGCGGGCGCGTCATGGGTGATGGCGCTGTCGCTGTTCAACGTGACGGTGCAGCTGTCCACGCCGCGCTGGGTCGTGGCCCGGGCGCTGGCGCTCTATCAGACGGCGACCTTCGGCGGCATGGCGGCGGGGTCGTGGATCTGGGGCGCGGTGGCGGGCTCGCAAGGATTGGGTCAGGCCCTGACCTGGGCAGGCGTGGTGTTGCTGGCCGGTGCGATCATCGGCTTCTGGTTCCGGGCGCCGGAATTCGGCAAGGTCAATCTGGAACCCCTGAACCGCTTCCGCGAACCGGCGCTGCGGCTGGACCTGCGCGGCCGTTCCGGCCCGGTCATGGTGATGGTCGATTACCGGATCGAGCAGGACGACGTGCCCGAATTCCTGCGCCTGATGCAGCAGCGGCGCAATATCCGCCGCCGCGACGGGGCGCGGAACTGGTCGCTGCTGCGCGATCTGGAATATCCCGACCTGTGGACCGAGGCCTATCACATCGCCACCTGGGACGAATATGTCCGCCACAACCTGCGCCGCACCAAATCCGACGCCGAGGTGACCACCGCCCTGCGCGCCCTGCATCGCGGCGAGGGCGATCCGCTCGTACACCGCATGATCGAGCGCCATACCGTCACCCCCGAGGATGACGTGCCCCTGATCGGCAAGCTCGAAGTCCCATGACCCGCATCCCCGCCAGCGCAACTTCTCATCCCGACCGCCAGCCCGGAAGAAAACGAATGGCCCATCTCTGGTGTTCAAATATCCACTGGCCCGCGACACGCCCGCCACACCCGCCCCGGGCAAGGGCGCTTTACCCCGCGTCACGCGCGCTTTAGCGTCACCGCCATGTGGCGATATGTTCTGCGACAGGTGATCTCACTGGGGCTCAGCCTGCTCATCGCCTCGGCGGTGATCTTCGGGGTGGTGTCGCTGGTGCCCGGCGATCCGGCCAGCTTCATGCTGGGCACCGGCGCGCAGCCCCAGACGCTGGCGGCTTTGCGCCAGCAACTGGGCCTCGATCAGCCCTTGCCGCTGCGATACCTGTCATGGCTGGCGGGCATCCTGCGGGGCGATCTGGGCCACAGCTTCACCTATCGCACGCCGGTGGCCGGGATGATCCTCGACCGGTTGCAGGTGTCGCTGCCGCTGGCGCTGCTGGCGCTGGTGCTGGCGGTGGCGCTCGCCGTGCCGGTGGCGATGCTGGCTGCCGCGCGGCGCGGAAGGGCCACCGATCTGGCGGTCATGGGTGGCACGCAACTGGGCATCGCCCTGCCGAATTTCTGGTTCGCGATGCTGCTGGTGCTGCTTTTCGCGGTCAATCTGCGTTGGCTTCCGGCGGGCGGCTTTCCCGGCTGGGCCGATCCGCTGGCGGCGCTGAAATCACTGCTGCTGCCCAGCCTCGCGCTGGCCCTGCCACAGGCGGCGATCCTTGCCCGCGTGCTGCGCTCCGCGCTGATCGAGACGCAGGATCTCGACTATATCCGCACCGCCCGCGCCAAGGGGCTCAGCCGCGCCCAGACCCTGCGCCGCCATGCGCTGCGCAATGCCATGATTCCGGTGCTGACCATCATGGGCATGCAGTTTTCCTTTCTGCTGGCCGGGGCGATCATCATCGAGAACGTGTTCTATCTGCCCGGCCTCGGGCGGCTGATCTTTCAGGCCATCACCCAGCGCGACCTGATCGTCGTCCAGTCGGCGGTGCTGGTTCTGGTCGCCGCCGTGATCTGCGTCACCTTTCTGGTCGATCTGGCCTATGGCCTCATCGATCCAAGGCTGCGCCGCGGATGAGGGCCGGGCTGGCGACCGGTGCCCTGCTGGCGGGGCTGGCGCTTGGCGCGGCGCTGCTGGCGCTGGTGTGGACGCCCCATGACGTGACGCAGATGGCGATCGCGGACAAGCTGCAACCGCCCTCGGTCGCGCATTGGCTGGGCACGGACCACTATGGCCGCGACATCCTGTCGATGCTGATGGCGGGGGCGCAGGTCTCGATGGCGGTGGCGCTGGTGGCGGTGGGCATCGGCATGGGGCTGGGCGTGCCTCTGGGCCTGATCGCGGCGGCGGGACATGGCGGCTGGCTGGATCAGGCGGTGATGCGCGGCAACGACCTGATCTTTGCCTTTCCCTCGCTGGTCATCGCCATCCTGATCACCGCCATCCTCGGCCCGTCGGCGCTGAACGCGATCATCGCCATCGGCATTTTCAACATCCCCGTCTTTGCCCGCGTCACCCGCGCAGGCGCGCTGCCGATCTGGGTGCAGGACTATATCCGCGCGGCCGAGGTTGCGGGCAAGGGCCCCGCCCGCATCAGCATTGAGCATATCCTGCCCAATATCGCCCATCTGCTGATCGTGCAGGGCACCATCCAGTTCAGCCTCGGCATTCTGGCCGAGGCCGGGCTCAGCTATGTCGGCCTTGGCGCGCAGCCGCCCACCCCCAGCTGGGGGCGGATGCTGGCCGAGGCCCAGACCATGATCACACTTGCCCCCCATGTCGCCGTCTTTCCCGGCCTTGCCATCCTGCTGACGGTGCTGGGCCTGAACCTGCTGGGCGACGGGCTGCGCGACGCGCTGGACCCAAGGCTGAGGGCGCGGCGATGATCCGGCTTGGCAACCTGTCGGTCTCGCTGTCGGATATCCCCTTCCTGCGCGATGTCTCGCTGGATCTGGCACCGGGCCAGATCACCGGGCTGGTGGGCGAATCCGGCAGCGGCAAGTCGCTGACGGCGCTGGCGATCATGGGGCTGTTGCCGGGCGCCGCGCGGCCTTCGGGTCAGGTGCTGCTGGACGGCCAGAACCTGCTGGACCTGTCCGAGCGCGCCATGTGCGCCATCCGCGGCCGCCGCATCGGGATGGTTTTCCAGGAACCGGCAACCGCGCTCAACCCGCTGATGAGCATCGGCGATCAGGTGGCCGAAACCCTGCTGATCCACCGCAGCATCACACGCGCCGACGCACGGATGCAGACCCGCGCGCTTCTGGACCGGGTCGGCCTGACCGCGCCGCGCTTTCCGCTCGACCTCTACCCGCACGAACTGTCGGGCGGCCAGCGCCAGCGCGTCGCCATCGCGCTGGCCATCGCCCATCGGCCCGACCTGCTGATCGCGGACGAACCGACCACTGCGCTGGACGTGACCACACAGGCGCAGATCCTGAAACTGCTGACCGGGCTGGTTCGCGAACAGGGTATGTCGCTGCTGCTGATCACCCACGATCTGGCCGTCATCGCCGGAATGGCCGATCATGTCGCGATCATGCAGGCGGGCCGTATCGTCGAATCCGGCCCCACCGAAACCGTCTTTCGCAGACAGGCCCACCCCTATACGCAGGCGCTGTTTCAGGCCTCGAACCACAGCCCGCCGCAGATCGCCACCCGCGGCGGCCCGCTGTTGCAGGTGCAGGGCGCGATCCGCGACTACCGCCTGCCCAAGGGCGAAAGGCTCAGGGCGGTGGACGGCGCCAGCCTGACCGTCGCGCAGGGCGAAAGCATCGGCCTCGTCGGCGAAAGCGGCTGCGGCAAGACCACCCTGACCCGCGCGATCCTCGGACTGGAACCGCTTCAGGACGGCACGATCCACCTTGACGGACAGCAGGTCACGGCAGGACGCCGGATGCCGCGCGCCCTGCGCGCCCGGATGCAGGTGGTCTTTCAGGACCCGTTCGGCAGCTTCGACCCCCGCTGGCGGGTGGAACAGCTGATCGCCGAACCCTTCTACCTGACCCGCCGCCCCCCGGACTGGCGCGCGCGGGTGGATCAGGCGCTGGAACAGGTCGGCCTGTCCCCCGCCGACGGGCGCAAATACATCCACGAATTCAGCGGCGGCCAACGCCAGCGCATCGCCATCGCCCGGGCGCTCATCACCCGCCCTGCGCTGATCGTACTGGACGAGGCCGTCAGCGCCCTCGATGTCCGCATCCGCGCGCAGGTGCTGGATCTGCTGGCCGATCTGCGCCGCAGCCACGGGCTGAGCTATCTGTTCATCAGCCACGATCTGGGCGTCGTGCGCGGCATCACCGACCGGGTGCTGGTGATGGATCGGGGCCGCATCGTCGAAGAAGGCCCGACCTGTCAGGTCATCGACACCCCGCGCCACCCGGCGACACAACGCCTCGTCGCCGCCATGCCTCGCATCCCCGCCGACTGGATGCCTGCCCCCGCCTGACGACGCCCAACCATCTTTGGTGTACAAATATCCCGGGGGGAGTCGCGCAGCGACGGGGGCAGCGCCCCCCAGACCGATTACAGCCGGTCGCGCCACCGGTTGATCAGCGGATAGCGCCGGTCCAGCCAGAAGGCCCTGGTCGAGATCCGTGGCCCCGGCGCCGCCTGATAGCGTTTCCACTCGCTGGTATACAGCAGCGTTTCCACCCGCCGCACCGTCTCTGCGTCAAAGCCTTCGGCGACCAGATCCTTCAGCGCCAGATCCTTTTCGATCAGCCCCTCCAGAATCCGGTCCAGAACCTCATAGGGCGGCAGCGAATCCTCGTCCTTCTGGTCGGGGCGCAGCTCGGCCGAGGGCGGTTTCGCGATGATCCGGGGCGGGATCACCTCGCCCGCCGGACCCATCATCCACGGGCGGTGATTGGCATTGCGCCAGCGGCAGGTCTGAAACACCCGCGTCTTGTACAGATCCTTGATCGGGTTATAGCCCCCCGCCATGTCGCCATAGATCGTGGCATAACCCACGGCGACCTCGGACTTGTTGCCGGTGGTCAGCAGCATTTCCCCGAACTTGTTGGAAATCGCCATCAGCATCACCCCGCGCAGGCGGGACTGGATGTTTTCCTCGGTTGTATCGGGGCTGGTGCCCTCCATCAGATGCGCCAGCGCGCCGCCCACGGCATCGCGGGGGCCTTCGATATGGACCGTATCCAGCCTTGCCCCCAGACGCATCGCGCAATCGGCGGCATCGTCCAGACTGGTCCGGGAGGTATATTCCGACGGCAGCATCACGCAGCGGACGTTTTCCGGGCCGATGGCATCGGCGGCGATGGTGGCGACCAGCGCGGAATCGATGCCGCCGGACATGCCCAGCACCACCTTGCCAAAACCCGATTTGCGCAGATAGTCGCGCAGACCCAGCATCATCGCCTGATAATCCTGTTCCCAGGCATCTGGCTGCGGGGCCATCTGGCCGGGTTCGGCCCGCCAGCCCTCGTCGGTCAGGGTGAAATCGACATGGGCGATGGCCTCCTCGAAGGGCGGCAACTGCACGACCTTCCGCCCGCCGGGGTTCAGCACGAAGCTGGCGCCGTCATAGATCTGATCGTCCTGCCCGCCGACAAGGTTGACATAGACCAGCGGCAGCCCGGTCTCGACCACGCGGCCGACCATATGGCCCATGCGCAGGTCCAGCTTGTCGCGGTGATAGGGGCTGCCGTTGGGCACGATCAGGATGCCGGCCCCGGTCTCGGCCAGCGTCTCGGCCACGTCGGGATACCAGCTGTCCTCGCAGATCGGCGATCCGATGCGGGCATTGCCCACGACGTAAGGCCCGCTGATCGGCCCCGAGCGGAACAGCCGCAATTCGTCGAACAGCTGCTCATAGGGCAGATGATGCTTCAGCACCCGCGCGACCAGCCTGCCATCGCTGAATACCCACCAGGCGTTATACAGCTTGCCATCCGTATCGCGCCACGGCCCGCCGATGCCGATCGCCGGGCCACCGGTCAGGGATGTGCCAAGCGCGGTGATCGCTGCCACCGCGTCATCGGTGAAGGCGGGTTTCAGCACCAGATCCTGCGTCTGATAGCCGGTGATGAACATTTCCGGCAGCGCCAGCATGTCCGCCCCGGCCGCTTTCGCGGTCTCCCATGCGGCGCGGGCCTTGGATGCATTGCCCTCCAGATCGCCGACGGTGGCGTTCAACTGGCCGATGGTCAGGCGGAAACCTTCGCTCATGGTCATGTCCCTGTTCGTTGCGCGATTATGCCCGGCTCACAGATAGGGGATCGCGGGGCCAAGTGAAAGTCGCCCTTTGCGCGGACCGTTCCCATGCGCTAGACCATGGGGCAAAAGAAGAAGGGCATGGACGATGAAGGCGGCGACACGGGCAGCGGTTCTGATCGGCGCGCTAGCGATGGCGGGCGCGGTGGATGCGCAGGTCATCACCAAGGAATACGATGATGGCGGTGTCTATGAGGGCACCTTCCGCAACGGCCGCCAGCATGGTCAGGGCGCCTATACGCTGCCCAATGGTTACCAATACGAGGGCGACTGGGTCGAGGGAGAGATCCTGGGCCAGGGCCGCGCGACCTTCCCCAACGGCTCGGTCTATGAGGGCCATTTCGCCAAGGGCAAGCCCGACGGCAAGGGCCGGATCACCTATCCCGATGGCGGCAGCTATGAGGGCGACTGGATCGGCGGCGAGATCACCGGCGAGGGCGAGGCCCGTTACGCCAATGGCTCGGTCTATGTCGGCCAGTTCGCGCGCGGGCTGCATCAGGGCCGGGGCGTGCTGACCCAGCCCAACGGCTATCGCTATGAGGGCGAATGGAACGCGGGCGTCAAGGAGGGGCAGGGCCGGATCACCTATCCCGATGGCGCGACCTATGAAGGCGGCATGCTGGCGGGTCAGCGCGCGGGCAAGGGCAAGCTGACCATGCCCGACGGGATGACCTAT
The Paracoccus alcaliphilus DNA segment above includes these coding regions:
- a CDS encoding NAD+ synthase codes for the protein MSEGFRLTIGQLNATVGDLEGNASKARAAWETAKAAGADMLALPEMFITGYQTQDLVLKPAFTDDAVAAITALGTSLTGGPAIGIGGPWRDTDGKLYNAWWVFSDGRLVARVLKHHLPYEQLFDELRLFRSGPISGPYVVGNARIGSPICEDSWYPDVAETLAETGAGILIVPNGSPYHRDKLDLRMGHMVGRVVETGLPLVYVNLVGGQDDQIYDGASFVLNPGGRKVVQLPPFEEAIAHVDFTLTDEGWRAEPGQMAPQPDAWEQDYQAMMLGLRDYLRKSGFGKVVLGMSGGIDSALVATIAADAIGPENVRCVMLPSEYTSRTSLDDAADCAMRLGARLDTVHIEGPRDAVGGALAHLMEGTSPDTTEENIQSRLRGVMLMAISNKFGEMLLTTGNKSEVAVGYATIYGDMAGGYNPIKDLYKTRVFQTCRWRNANHRPWMMGPAGEVIPPRIIAKPPSAELRPDQKDEDSLPPYEVLDRILEGLIEKDLALKDLVAEGFDAETVRRVETLLYTSEWKRYQAAPGPRISTRAFWLDRRYPLINRWRDRL